CCGGGCCGCACGCGACCTCGTCGGGCCGGCTGGTCGAGCTCAACGTCGGCAGCTCGGCCAGGCCGGTGGCTCGTCCGGCGCTCACCGTGCCGTCGGCGTGCACGGTCTGCTCCTCGCCGTCCACGAGGACGGCGACCTCGAGCTCGCTCGGGCGGCCCGGGACGGCGACCCACCGGCTGCCCGTCGAGCCGACGAAGGCGTCGTTGGGGTCGAAGCGCAGCCCTCCGGGACCGCTCAGGGGGTACTCGGCGCCGTCGGCCCGCAGCACGACCTCGACCTCCGCCTGCAGGGGACGGCCGGTCGCGGCGAAGGCCAGCTGGGCGGGCTCGGCCGCACGGGCATCGACCCGCACGAAGCTGCCACCCTCGGGTGGCGCCACGTCGACGGCGTCGTCCAGGATCGTGGGGAGCTCGCGCTGGGGAGTGCCCACCGCCACCTCGATCCGCGCCCACGGCAGGGAGACCGCGCCGGCGTGCGGCAGCTCGTCCTCGGCGAAGGGATGGTCGTAGACGTGGCCGACGTCGGCGACGGGGCGGGGGTCGCCCCCTTCGCCCAGCGTCGTCACGGCGAGCGCCAGGACCAGCGCGATGACGGTCCCGACCGCCAGGGTGGCGACGACGCGCCACCAGGACGGGAGCTCGGTGCCGGTGTCGGATGCCATGGGGGCACTGTGCCACCGCGGTCGTGGGGTGGCGATGGGGAACGCTCCCCGTTTGCGTCACCCACGGCGATCATGTACACCTGTACATGTACGTCTGTACAGGATCGAAGGGAGGAGCCGTGGGCTCCCAGCAGGACCGGCCGGCACCGGGGCGACGCGACCCCGAGGGGCGTCGTCGCGCGATCATCGCGGCCGCCGCCGAGCTCATCGTCGAGGGTGGCGCCGCGTCGATCACCCATCGCGCAGTCGCCGCGCGGGCCGAGGTCTCACTCGGCTCGACGACGCAGTACTTCACCTCCCTGGACGAGCTGCGCGAGGCCGCGCTGCAGGCTCTCGCCGAGGACGTCGACGTCGACCTGGCGCGGGTCGCAGACCAGATCCTGCCGCTCGAGTCCGCGCCCGAGCGGTTCGCCGCAGTGATGCACGAGTTCCTCACCGACACCCGGCAGGTCCGCGCCGAGATCGAGCTCATGGGGTCCGGCATGACCGACCCTCGTCTGCGCGACATCGCCCGTCGGTGGACCGATCGGCTCACCGAGATCCTCACCGAGCACGTCGGCCGGGAGGCAGCGGAAGCCATCGCGGTGTACCTCGACGGCGTGACCCTCCACGCCGGCCTGCACGACGAGCCGATCCCCGCCGACGCCATGGCCCGCACCCTCCGAGCCCTCATGACCATCCCCCCGAGCGAAGGGAGTGACCCCCGATGACCACCACCCTCACGACCTCCGTGGCCGAGCCGGTGTCCACCCGCCGCGCCTGGGCTGCCGTCGCCGTCCTCAGCGCCAGCCTGCTCGTCGTCACGATGGACATGACGATCCTCAACATCGCCCTGCCGGAGATGTCCGCCGAGCTGCGGCCGACTGCCACCCAGCAGCTGTGGGTCGTCGACGTCTACTCCCTCGTCCTCGCCGGGTTGCTCGTCTCCTTCGCGGCGATCGCCGACCGGATCGGCCGCAAGCGGATGCTCATGACCGGGTACGCGATCTTCCTCGTGGCCTCGCTCCTCGTGCTCCTGGCTGACTCTGCGGAGTCCGTCATCGCCCTGCGCATCTTCTTGGGTGTCGGCGGCGCGATGATCATGCCCAACACCCTCTCGCTCATCCGGGTGATCTTCACCGACGCGAGCAAGCGGGCGACCGCGCTGAGCATCTGGGCCGCGGTGTCCGGTCTCGGGGCGGCCGTCGGGCCCTTCGTCGGAGGCTTCCTCCTCGAGCACTTCTCCTGGCACGCGGCCTTCCTCGTCAACGTGCCGCTGATGATCGTCGCGATCATCGCCGGGCTGCTGATCCTGCCCGAGTCCAAGGTGGTCGGCGCCGGACCGTGGGACGCCCTCGCCGCAGCGCTGTCACTGGTCGGCATGGTCCTCGTGGTGTGGGCGCTGAAGGACTTCGGCAAGAAGGCGACCTTCGCCGACCCCGCCGCGCTGCTCGCCCTCGCGGTCGGCATCGGCGCCATGGTGTGGTTCGTGCTCCGCTGCCTGCGCAGCGCGCACCCGCTGCTCGACATCAGGCTCTTTCGCAACCGACCCTTCTCCGCCGGCATCATCGCGGCCCTCGGCACCACCTTCGCCATGCTCGCCGCGCTGCTGCTGCTCACCCAGTGGCTGCAGCTCGTGGACCACTCGAGCCCCATCGAGTCGGGCATCAAGCTCATCCCTGTCGCGCTAGCGGCCGCGGCCGCCTCACTCCTGGCCCCGCCGCTGGCCCACCGCATCGGTGCGCGGGCCGTCCTCGCCGGTGGCCTCGCCATGGCCGGTGTCGGCCTGCTCGTCGTCGGCTTCGGCCCCGATGTCCTGACCTATCGCCTGGTCCTCGTCGCGATGCTCTTCGTCGGGACCGGTACGGGGTCGCTGGCCATCGCCTCGGCGATGATCATGCTCGGCTCGCCCGAGGACAAGGCCGGCAACGCAGGCGCACTCGAGGAGACCTCCTACGAGCTCGGCGGGACGCTCGGTGTGGCCGTCCTCGGCAGCATCTCGGCCCTGGTCTACAAGGACCACCTCGCCGGCTCGAGAGTACTCGAGCAGGCCGGCCCGGAGGCCGCCCGACAGGCCCAGGACTCGCTGGGCGCGGCCACCGCCACCGCCGACCGGCTCGGGCTGCCCGCCCTCGCCCACGACGCGGGGGCCGCCTTCACCCAGTCGCTCCAGACGGCCGGCCTGGTCGGTGGGGTCCTCATGCTGGTCGTGGCGGCGACGGTCTTCGTCCTGACACCGCGCGGGACGGACATCGGGGGCACGACGCACTGAGCGGCTGCTCAGGGTCGCGGGTAGCGTCCCGACCATGAGCAGCTCTCTCGAGCGGGCCCTGCGGGCCGCGCGCCACGACGACTCCTCCGTGCGGCAGCGGGCCGCCTTCTGGCTCGGTACCCACGGCGACGAGTCGATCGCCGAGGAGCTCGTGTCACTGCTGGTCACCGAGCCGGACTTCTACGTCCGCGAGACGCTCACGTGGGCAGTGGTGACGAGGTCGGTGAGCACCTACCCGCTGCTGGTGCAGGCGCTGGCCGACCCCGGTCCCGCCCGCGTGCAGGTGCTCCACGCCCTGAGCAAGATCCGTGAGCCGGCCTCGGTCGCCGAGATCCTGCCCTTGGCCGACGACGAGGACGATGCGGTCGCGGCCAAGGCGTGGTGGGCGCTCGGGCGCATCGGGACCCCGGGCGCCGTCGCGGCACTCGTCGACCATCTCGGTGACGAGGACGAGTTCCGTCGCCGAGAGCTCACTCGGGCCCTGGAGCAGGCAGGCGAGGCTGCGGTTGCCGGGCTGGCGACCAGGCTGGACGACGCGGACGCGTCCGTGCGACGGCACGCGGCCGAGGTGCTGCTGGGCATCGGTGACCCCGCTGCCCGAGTGGCCGCCCCGGCGCTCCTGCGCGTCGTCGAGCACGACGACAAGGAGGTCGTCCTGCCCGCGATCGAGGCACTGGCCGAGCTCGGCCTGCCCGAGGTCGACGACGTGCTGGTCCGGCTGCGGGACGGCGAGGACGCCTGGCTGTCGATCACGGCCGGCTGGCTGCTGACCGATCGTCACGAGCGGACCTGAGCCGCGGACCGACGGTCAGCCGCGGTCCCAGGACCGCCCGAGGAAGGCGGCGAGCCGGGTCGTCGGTCCCGCTCCGGCGGGGGCCTCGACGGGGGTGCCGAAGGGCATCCCGGACCCACGGGGTGCCTCGGCCAGCGCGCGCTCACCGATGGCGTGGGCCTTGGCCGCCAGGGCCGGGTCGGCCTCGGGGTCCTGACCTGTGGCGACGGCCAGGTCCCACCCGTGCGCCACGGTCTCCATGACGAACCCGCCCAGCGCGGCCCCACCCGGAGCCGGTCCCCACGGTGCCGTGAGGGTGGTCGTGAGGAGCGCGTCGTCGCCCCACGCGCCCAGCGCCGCGGCGGCCTCCTCGCGGTAGCGCTCCCCGACGCCCTCCTCGTCGATGGCCACCTGCGGGGGCAGCTCGCGCCGGTTGCCGCCCGCGGCGACGGCCGTGACCTTGGCCGGGAGTGCCGAGATGTGCTGGAGCAGGCCGCGGACGTCGTACTCGGTGCACGGTGTGGGGGAGTCGAGCTGATCAGGTCGCACGGCACTGATGAGGTCGGCGACCCAGGTCTGGGCGGTGTCGAGATCGGGACGGAAGTCTGAGATCTGATCCATACTGATGATCGAACCCCCGACCCCCGACAGCGTCAACTGCCCAGGAGCTCACGTGCCGGACATCGTCGTCACCGACCACGCGGACAAGGGCCGCTTCGAGGCTCATCAGGGAGTGGTGCTCGTCGGTTTCGCCGAGTACCAGCTCACCGACGACCTCTACGTCTTCACCCACACGCAGGTCGACCCGGCGCACGAGGGCAAGGGTGTCGGTGGGGCGCTGGCCCGAGGCGCCCTCGACCAGGTGCGGGCGGAGGGGACGCGCCAGGTGCTCGCGGTCTGCCCCTTCATCGAGTCCTGGATGGCCAGGCACCCCGACTACGCGGACCTCAACCTGCGCGCGGCCCCCTCCGGCCCGGTCGACTGAGCGCCCGCCTCACGCCGGGCACGCCGCTCTCACGCCGGTCTCCGCAGCTCGACCGGCAGCTCCTCGAGCAGGCGCAGCCACACCTCGGCCGAGGTCGGATAGCTCGGCACCGCGTGGCGCAGGACGTGGACCGGGACCCGGCCGGTGATCGCCACCGTGGCAGCGTGGACGAGCTCGCCCACGTCCGGCCCCACGAAGGTCGCTCCGAGCAGCAGACGAGTCCGCCGGTCGACGACGATCTGCGCGGTGCCCGAGACGTGATCGCGCAGCAGGGCCGCGCCGGCCACCCCGGACACGGGGGCCGACGAGACGACCAGGTCGTGCCCGGCATCGCGGGCCTCCTCCTCGGTCATCCCGACCGACGCCACCTGTGGGTCGGTGAAGACCACCTGCGGCACGGGGGCGTCCTCGACCACGGCGGGTGCCGGGGCGCCCGTCGCGGAGGCGGCGATCTGGGCCCCGACGACCCGCGCCCGGTACTTGCCCCAGTGGGTCAGCGGAGCGTCCCCGCTGGCGTCACCGACGGCGTGGAGCCACCCGGGCAGACGGCCCTCGAGGACGTCGTCGGCGGTGAGGTCGACCGTCTCCAGCCCGACGTCGTCGAGGCGGGGTCGTCGACCGGTCGCGACGAGCACCTCGTCGGCCTCGACCGCACCGTCGTCGGTCTCGACCGTGACCGGACCGCCGTGGACCCGGCCGACTCCGGTGTCCTGCGGGTCGGGTCGGGTGCAGCCGGTGCTCGACGTCGACAACCGGACGTCCACCCCCTTCGCCCGCAGGGAGTCGGCGATCTCCCGGCCGACGAAGGGCTCCAGCCCGGACAGCAGCCGCTCGCCGCGCACGAGCATCGTGACCTGCGAGCCGATGGCGCTCATCCACGTGGCCGCCTCGCACGCGACGACGCCACCGCCGATGACCACGAGACGGTCGGGCACCTCGACGACGCCGGTCGCGTCGCGTGACCCCCACGGCCGCACGTCGACGAAGGGAGCGGGGACGGCGGGTGCGCTGCCCGTCGCGATGACCACGGCGTGCCGGGAACGCAGCCGCCGGGTGCCCTCGGGCCCGGTGACCTCGACGAGGCGGTCACCGACGAGCCGGCCGTGCCCGCGCACGGTCGCGATGCCCGTGTCGTGGGCCCACCGGACCTGCCCCGCGTCGTCATAGGACGAGACCCAGGCGTCACGTCGGGCCAGGAGCGCGTCGCGGTCGACCTCGGTGGGGTGCACCCCCGGCAGGTCGTGCGTGGTGCCCGCGACGGAGATCGGTCGCAGCAGCGCCTTGCTCGGCATGCAGGCCCAGTAGGAGCACTCGCCGCCGAAGAGCTCGCCCTCGACGAGGACGGCGCCGAGGTCGGTGCCCTCCGTCGCGTACTGCGCCGCGTTCTCGCCAACGGGGCCGCCGCCGATGACGACGACGTCGTACTCGTCGGTCATGACGTCCTCTCCTCGAGCAACGCGGCCTGACCGAACATCTCGGCGGTCGCCCGGGCGGTGGGTGTCCCGGCGTCTGGATCGGCGCCGTGATCGAGCAGGACGGCGACCACGTCGGGCTCAGCCTTGAAGATAGCGCCCGCGAGCGGGGTCTGGCCGCGGTCGTTGGGCCGGTTGACGTCGGCCCCTCGTCGGACGAGCTCACCGACCAGCCCGGCGTGGCCGTGATAGGCCGCGAGCATGAGCAGGGTGTTGCCCGCCGGGTCGGCGAGGTCGGCGGGAGCGCCCGCGTCGACATAGGCGGCGACCCGATCGGTCTGGCCCTCCCGCGCCCAGTCGAAGAGCTGGTGGGCCAGGTCGACGGCTGCCTCGTCAGGGGTTTGCTCGCTCATCCACCCAGTGTGCCGGGCGAGGGTGGCACCCGCCAGCGACCACCGTCGGACCGCGGCGAGCCGTCTGCCGACCGGCCACTCAGGGGAGTGCCTCGCCCTTCATCAGTCGTGAGCTGTAGACATTGGTGATCCGCACCCCGTCGAGCCAGGCGGTCAGCCGCTGCGCCTCGAGGGCGAGGGCGGACCTCCCTTCGCCACCGAGGTCGGTGCCGGGGCACTCGACGACGGACACGACGCCGTCGTCGTCCTGGACCCAGGCGCCCACGATCCGGCCGTCCCACCACGCGGTGCTGCCGCCGTTGCCATTGCTGTCGAAGAGCAGCTCGCGGTGCGCCGGGTCGAGGTAGGCCTCGCGGTGCCTCCACCCCATCGTCGTCGGGTCGAGGGTGGGTAGCAGCGCGGCCCACGGGGAGACGTCGGCGACCGGGTCGAGGTCGTCGGGCAGCACCCATCCGGTGCGCTCGCGCTCGAGGGCGACCTCGACGGCACCGACCGCGGTGAGGGCCGCCCGGGTGGCGCCCTTGGTCGCGCCCAGCCACCACTGCACGTCCTCGAGCGTCCCGGGGCCGAAGCGGGCCAGCCAACGTCGCACGAGCTGGGCATAGGCATCGTCGAGGGGCAGTGGCGCGATGCTCTCGCCGAGCCAGTCGGGCAGCAGCGTCCAGGCCGGTTTGGACAGTCGCCAGTGACCGGCGTTGGGCCCCCGGGTGAGCCTCCCCTCGGCGCCGAGCCACGTGAGCACCCGGGGAGCGAGGTTGAAGGTGCCGCCGTAGCGCTTGTCCGCGTTGACCGTGATGGCGCCCGACAGCTCGGGCAGCTCCTCACGCAGGGCCCTGGCGGGGAGCGCCGGCGAGCCGGTCAGCCGGTCGACGACGGCCGCGCCGGCGGCGTCGAGCCAGGCGTCACCGTCGGCGGCGATGCCGTGCCGTGCGGCATCGCGGGCGATGAGGCGCCGTTGCTCGGGCGCGATCCGTGAGAGCGCGACGCCCAGTGCCGCCGGAAGCAGGTCGCGGGGGAAGGCGAAGAGGGTCCGGCGCATCGCCAGCTGCTTGACGAGCGAGCGGTCCTCGTAGAGCGCCGTCTCGACGTCGGCGGGGGTGGTGCCCCTGGTCCGGGCGCCGACGGCCAGGTGGACGGTCGCCGCCTCGGTCGCGTGGAGGCAGACGACCGCCTCGGCGGCACCGACCGGACCGCTCGCCCGGTGCTCGGGGTGCAGCCCGTGCCGGACCGCCAGCCGGGCGCGGCGCTCGCGGTCGTCGACCAGACGCACGACTCAGGCCTTGCGCGCCACGGCGAGGAAGACGGAGTAGTCGCGGCCCTCCTTGACGACCTTGCCCGCGTCGCCGACGCTCACGTCGGTGAGTCCGGCCGCCTCGATCTGCGTGGCCAGCTCGTCGCGCGAGAACCCGTGGTGCCCGCCGAAGTCGTGGTCGTGGAAGCTGCCGTCCTCGCGGTCGAGGTCGGCGATGCAGAGGTGACCTCCGGCATCGAGCAGCTCGGCGAAGCCGGCGAGCACCCGGTCCAGCTGCTGCACGTGGTGCATGACGTTGGACGTCAGGACGAGGTCGAAGCGGTCGGTCGGGACCGGGGCCGACTCGAGGTCGAGGTCCCACACCCGGGAGGGCGAAGGGAGGGCCCCCGCCTCGACCTTGTCCGCCAGGACCTGCCGCATGCCCGAGGAGTTGTCGGCGAAGGTGAGCGTGGGCTCGACGAGGTGCGGCAGGAGGGCGGCGGTCACCAGGCCCGTGCCGGCGCCGTACTCGAGCACCCGGGCACGGGCAGGAAGGGAGATCGCGGCCGCGATGGCCTCGGCGACCTCACCCGACTGCCGGAGCTTGTCCGGGTCGTCGTCCCAGGTCGAGGCCCGGTCGTCGAAGTGCCCGCTGCCCGAATGACCTGCGTGGCCCTCGTGCCCGTGCCCGGTGTGCTCGTGTCCCTCGTGTCCGCTGCTCATGTGCCAACCCTGCCACCGGGTTGGGACAACCGACAGGGGAGCGCAACGCCGAAGGGCCCCGACCGTGACGGTCGGGACCCTTCGGTGGTGTCGACGCGGTGCGTCGTCAGTGGTGGATCAGAAGCGACCGTACGTCACGTCGTCGGTCCAGATGTCGCGCTCGCTGACTCCGGTGCTGGGGTTGCCTGCGTCGATGATCTTGCCGTCTCCGGCGTAGATCCCGTTGTGGTACGCGGGGTTGCCGAAGAAGACGATGTCACCGGGCTGTGGGTCGGAGACCGGGGTGGCCGCCGCCTGCTGGTCCTGGGTGGTGCGCGGCACATCCTTGCCGGCAGCCTCGTACACGTGCTGGACGAAGCCCGAGCAGTCGAAGCCCGAGGTGCTCGTGCCGCCCATGACATAGGGCGTCCCGACGAGTCCGCGGGCCGTCTCGACGATCGAGGAGTCCGATGCCGGGCTGCTCGTCGAGGCAGCGGCGGTCTCGGAGGAGCTCGCCGTCGACGTCGTGGAGCCACTCGACAGGCCCATCCTGGAGCCCGTCTCGCTGCCGACGATGCCGTCGGCCGACA
The genomic region above belongs to Janibacter limosus and contains:
- a CDS encoding TetR/AcrR family transcriptional regulator, whose product is MGSQQDRPAPGRRDPEGRRRAIIAAAAELIVEGGAASITHRAVAARAEVSLGSTTQYFTSLDELREAALQALAEDVDVDLARVADQILPLESAPERFAAVMHEFLTDTRQVRAEIELMGSGMTDPRLRDIARRWTDRLTEILTEHVGREAAEAIAVYLDGVTLHAGLHDEPIPADAMARTLRALMTIPPSEGSDPR
- a CDS encoding MFS transporter produces the protein MTTTLTTSVAEPVSTRRAWAAVAVLSASLLVVTMDMTILNIALPEMSAELRPTATQQLWVVDVYSLVLAGLLVSFAAIADRIGRKRMLMTGYAIFLVASLLVLLADSAESVIALRIFLGVGGAMIMPNTLSLIRVIFTDASKRATALSIWAAVSGLGAAVGPFVGGFLLEHFSWHAAFLVNVPLMIVAIIAGLLILPESKVVGAGPWDALAAALSLVGMVLVVWALKDFGKKATFADPAALLALAVGIGAMVWFVLRCLRSAHPLLDIRLFRNRPFSAGIIAALGTTFAMLAALLLLTQWLQLVDHSSPIESGIKLIPVALAAAAASLLAPPLAHRIGARAVLAGGLAMAGVGLLVVGFGPDVLTYRLVLVAMLFVGTGTGSLAIASAMIMLGSPEDKAGNAGALEETSYELGGTLGVAVLGSISALVYKDHLAGSRVLEQAGPEAARQAQDSLGAATATADRLGLPALAHDAGAAFTQSLQTAGLVGGVLMLVVAATVFVLTPRGTDIGGTTH
- a CDS encoding HEAT repeat domain-containing protein, producing MSSSLERALRAARHDDSSVRQRAAFWLGTHGDESIAEELVSLLVTEPDFYVRETLTWAVVTRSVSTYPLLVQALADPGPARVQVLHALSKIREPASVAEILPLADDEDDAVAAKAWWALGRIGTPGAVAALVDHLGDEDEFRRRELTRALEQAGEAAVAGLATRLDDADASVRRHAAEVLLGIGDPAARVAAPALLRVVEHDDKEVVLPAIEALAELGLPEVDDVLVRLRDGEDAWLSITAGWLLTDRHERT
- a CDS encoding TIGR03086 family metal-binding protein: MDQISDFRPDLDTAQTWVADLISAVRPDQLDSPTPCTEYDVRGLLQHISALPAKVTAVAAGGNRRELPPQVAIDEEGVGERYREEAAAALGAWGDDALLTTTLTAPWGPAPGGAALGGFVMETVAHGWDLAVATGQDPEADPALAAKAHAIGERALAEAPRGSGMPFGTPVEAPAGAGPTTRLAAFLGRSWDRG
- a CDS encoding GNAT family N-acetyltransferase; this encodes MPDIVVTDHADKGRFEAHQGVVLVGFAEYQLTDDLYVFTHTQVDPAHEGKGVGGALARGALDQVRAEGTRQVLAVCPFIESWMARHPDYADLNLRAAPSGPVD
- a CDS encoding dihydrolipoyl dehydrogenase family protein, giving the protein MTDEYDVVVIGGGPVGENAAQYATEGTDLGAVLVEGELFGGECSYWACMPSKALLRPISVAGTTHDLPGVHPTEVDRDALLARRDAWVSSYDDAGQVRWAHDTGIATVRGHGRLVGDRLVEVTGPEGTRRLRSRHAVVIATGSAPAVPAPFVDVRPWGSRDATGVVEVPDRLVVIGGGVVACEAATWMSAIGSQVTMLVRGERLLSGLEPFVGREIADSLRAKGVDVRLSTSSTGCTRPDPQDTGVGRVHGGPVTVETDDGAVEADEVLVATGRRPRLDDVGLETVDLTADDVLEGRLPGWLHAVGDASGDAPLTHWGKYRARVVGAQIAASATGAPAPAVVEDAPVPQVVFTDPQVASVGMTEEEARDAGHDLVVSSAPVSGVAGAALLRDHVSGTAQIVVDRRTRLLLGATFVGPDVGELVHAATVAITGRVPVHVLRHAVPSYPTSAEVWLRLLEELPVELRRPA
- a CDS encoding ankyrin repeat domain-containing protein, yielding MSEQTPDEAAVDLAHQLFDWAREGQTDRVAAYVDAGAPADLADPAGNTLLMLAAYHGHAGLVGELVRRGADVNRPNDRGQTPLAGAIFKAEPDVVAVLLDHGADPDAGTPTARATAEMFGQAALLEERTS
- a CDS encoding winged helix DNA-binding domain-containing protein, encoding MRLVDDRERRARLAVRHGLHPEHRASGPVGAAEAVVCLHATEAATVHLAVGARTRGTTPADVETALYEDRSLVKQLAMRRTLFAFPRDLLPAALGVALSRIAPEQRRLIARDAARHGIAADGDAWLDAAGAAVVDRLTGSPALPARALREELPELSGAITVNADKRYGGTFNLAPRVLTWLGAEGRLTRGPNAGHWRLSKPAWTLLPDWLGESIAPLPLDDAYAQLVRRWLARFGPGTLEDVQWWLGATKGATRAALTAVGAVEVALERERTGWVLPDDLDPVADVSPWAALLPTLDPTTMGWRHREAYLDPAHRELLFDSNGNGGSTAWWDGRIVGAWVQDDDGVVSVVECPGTDLGGEGRSALALEAQRLTAWLDGVRITNVYSSRLMKGEALP
- a CDS encoding class I SAM-dependent DNA methyltransferase, whose translation is MSSGHEGHEHTGHGHEGHAGHSGSGHFDDRASTWDDDPDKLRQSGEVAEAIAAAISLPARARVLEYGAGTGLVTAALLPHLVEPTLTFADNSSGMRQVLADKVEAGALPSPSRVWDLDLESAPVPTDRFDLVLTSNVMHHVQQLDRVLAGFAELLDAGGHLCIADLDREDGSFHDHDFGGHHGFSRDELATQIEAAGLTDVSVGDAGKVVKEGRDYSVFLAVARKA
- a CDS encoding NlpC/P60 family protein, with the protein product MSTFHTARHSARRTHRTAAHRAGAGVLAATALGLGASMMTATGAAAQGGPEAPASSTSTASAPSAGTATSSSSFDDVVRVGDRGIVVEQIQDKVGVTSDGVFGSETEQGVISWQNDHGLSADGIVGSETGSRMGLSSGSTTSTASSSETAAASTSSPASDSSIVETARGLVGTPYVMGGTSTSGFDCSGFVQHVYEAAGKDVPRTTQDQQAAATPVSDPQPGDIVFFGNPAYHNGIYAGDGKIIDAGNPSTGVSERDIWTDDVTYGRF